The genomic window TGGTGTGCTGCGCGGAGGGCGGTAGGGCAGACGGCATGGTAGCGGAGGCGGGCTGGGCACAGGGCGGCGCGGTGGTGATGCCGCCGTTGATTTTTTGAAatattattttttcaaattttccaAATTCGTGAGCATTTTTTGAATTCTATAAAAAAACAGATCCACCAACATTTCTGGAATTCACGAATATTTTTTCCCGGattcattaacatttttcaaatttgttaacATTTTTTGTATTTACGAATATATTTTACAAATTCGTGAAAATTTTCTCAAAGTCATGAATTGTTTTTAATTCATGAACAGTTTTTTAATTCGTGAATATTTTCCAAATTCGTAAAAAAATAAATTCGAGAACTTTTCTTTAATTTGTAAACTTtattaaaattcatgaatattttcaaatttgtAACCTTGTTTTGAATTCACATTCAATTCTTAAACCTTATTAAAGTTTTTTTCCAAAAACATTGAAGATGACTTTAATCCGTGAATTTTTTTAATTCACTAATTTTTAAAATCGTATGTAGTGggaaaaacaagaaaataaaaaaccACACAGACAGTACGTATGCTTTTTTTTATGGAACACCATACATATATACTGGGAGCGAGCGATCCCAGGTGTGCGCTAATGGGCCGGTCCACCCCACCATGCTAGCGACGAGGAGGTCTGTAGGCGACCGCTTGATATGTAACGCAGCATGCGATACATGTCCGCCCATTGCCCTCCAACATATCGGCCGAAGCTCCGCCACTGGAGGACAAGTGGTTACGTAACTTACGTTCATGTTTGAGTTTCAGAAACCAAAAGTTGGCATAAAAATTGCAAGACAACAAAGTAAAATAATATCAATATGTACATAATACGTTGTGTTTTTAGGTTTGTAATTTTACATCACAGAAACTAAAAAAATGTGTTTGTGTATTTTGTTCTTATGTTTTTCTTGACTCATTGTTTTTGAGATAGCCACCACTCATGCCAAATGGTCGTTTTTCTTGGCTACCTACGTAATATAAAATACAAATGCCATAAAAATATGGTGTGGTGGTATAAAATGTACAAATATTTGAAAAGTGAACTTTTGCTAGATATTTTAAGTAAGAATGCCCAGAATTGAAATATTTGTGTGGAGAAACATTTCATAAGAAAGGGGGAATCAAACAAAATATCCCCCTCTGCATTCTTCAGGAAAAGAATGATACTTGAGTAACATATAAACAGAGGCGTAGGCCAGCAAATCTGTACAAACTGATTCAGCATCAACTGGGGAAAACAGGGCCGGGGCATACAATTCTCTCCTACAGAACCCCACACCCGCCCTTTCTAGCCAAGCTAAAACTGAGAATTGATCACTTGAGGTTTGATCAGGCAAGCAACGGCGCAGATGAATCCTTGCATCTCCATTTCCTGCTGTAGTAAGCGTAGAGTGCCAACTGCGTTGCTCCCAGGACAACTCCAAGCCCGTTGGGCAGCTGAAAATTCAGACGGCAAGAAGTCCAATCGTCAGCACAGGCATTCCGATCCGACAGATACATCGATTCAAGTAAAAAAATGCAATTTGAAATCGGATAGGGTGCTTACGTAGATGAAGAGATCACGCAGCAGCAGTCCGTATACCGCGAAAGAGGCGCTCATGAGCAGCGTAGAGAGCGAGAGGTAGAAGGGCATGAACTCCACGCACTCCGTCCTGATCACCACGCCCTGAAGAAGCAACGATGGAGACATGTGTGAGAACAGATGTCTAGGTAGGAGAAATTTTGATGAGGAGCCCAGATTGATCGGGCGGCGTACCATGACGGCTAGTGGGGAAGCAAACATGGAGATGAGCGACGCCATGCTCACGGCGCCGACGAACTGCTGCCGAGTCGGCTGGTCGAAGAAGGCGATGCTCGCGTGCGCGACGAGGGCGAACGCGCAGACCAGGAGAACCAGGAGCCCTACCATCCTCAGCTGTGGAGGAAAACGGGTAACAGAATTCAGTACAGGAAGAAGTATTGCAGTTGTTGTTCCCCGTTGGACTGTTTCCGAGATGAAAGTGGAACGGGTTGAGGACGGGAAGGAAATTACCCTGGTCTTTCTGCTGTCGGCGTAGATGAAGAAGAGAGAAATGTAGGCGAGCTGGAACGCGGCGCCGGTGCCGTTGACGGTGGCGACGAGCAGCCGGCCGTCGGAGACCCAGGGGAGCCCATACCAGAGGCAGATGAAGCAGTTGAGCAGGGAGAGCAAGTAGGGGAGCCCGTCGAACTGCTCCGTGGACTTGGCCTTGAGGATCCTCTTGAAGGTCGGCCTGAAAAGGCAAACAACACGAAACACAAACCCGTCGTCAGAAACCTCTCTCCACGATGATCAAACCAACGAAACCAGCAACATCCATTTATAACATGCTTACACTGGGGAGAGGAAGAGAGCGAAGGCGAAGAGGTTGCCGGCAAACCCAGCGGCGAAGCAGGAGATCTCGTACAGGGAGAGGGAGTCCATGAATGAAAGATTGAAGGAGCCTCCTTGTATTGTATCTTGGCTATTTCCACGTCTGCCTCCTCAGCACTGTAAACCCGGCCGTGGCTTTTGTAGCGGGCGGCACGGCACGAGCCAAAACCCCACAGCCACAAGTTCGATTGTATGGTTGAATCATCGGCAACCTAGCCCTGGGAACGCGCCTCTTCATATATTTTTTCGCGTCTATGGAACGGGAGACTGCGAGCATGCGTCTCCACTCATATCAGTTAACCAGCAACTTGTCTTGCCTCTGCTGATACGGGGGCTCCCTTTCACTGTCGTGTATCGCATGGACGTGGTCCGCAGTGGCATGAATGTGTTTTTTGTCAACTAGCTCATTACTGACGCACTGGCAAGATCACTGCTGGCTTtacgaaaaaaaataaaatttaCCAGCTATCTACAGACTATCGT from Triticum aestivum cultivar Chinese Spring chromosome 3B, IWGSC CS RefSeq v2.1, whole genome shotgun sequence includes these protein-coding regions:
- the LOC123065550 gene encoding bidirectional sugar transporter SWEET2b gives rise to the protein MDSLSLYEISCFAAGFAGNLFAFALFLSPVPTFKRILKAKSTEQFDGLPYLLSLLNCFICLWYGLPWVSDGRLLVATVNGTGAAFQLAYISLFFIYADSRKTRLRMVGLLVLLVCAFALVAHASIAFFDQPTRQQFVGAVSMASLISMFASPLAVMGVVIRTECVEFMPFYLSLSTLLMSASFAVYGLLLRDLFIYLPNGLGVVLGATQLALYAYYSRKWRCKDSSAPLLA